The genomic DNA TTTGCAGTCAGTACTTGCGTAAGGGGGAGCGCGTCTATGTGGAGGGCCGCCTTCAGACGCGCAGTTGGGAAGACCAGGACGGACAAAAACACTTCCGTACCGAGGTAGTGGCCCAAGACATGCTACTCCTGAGCCAACGACCCATGCGGCCAGAGGAAGAAAGCCTGAGCACAGAGCCTGGTCCAGAAGAAGAGGGCTTCTGAGAACAAACTTGCCACAAGTCGCACCAAGTTTGCGAACTTACATCATCTATTGCGTCACACTTGCAGCATCTTGGCAAATTCGTATGCCATCGAAGAACAGCAGTATAGTGATCCGGAGGTCAAATTGAGCGAAGACACAATTGTTGAAGAGCGGATTGAGGATACGGAAGCGGAAAGCGAGGCTGCGCCAGAACCAAGGCGCCGACCTAGCGAAAGTAAGGAGCAACGACCACAACGCGGCCGGGGCAGGTATGGCGCGCCGCGCCTACATCTGCAGGTCTGTACTTTCTGTGTAGATGGCGTAAAGCATATTGACTACAAGAACACGGATATGCTCGCACACTACTTAACCGATCGCGGCAAGATCAAGCCACGCCGCAAAACGGGCCTCTGCGCTAAACACCAGCGCCGTCTCTCTGTGGCGATCAAGCGTGCTCGGCACCTGGCCTTACTGCCTTTTACGGTCGAATACACGCACGTCTAAAGCCGGGGGCAGACCCACAATCCCAGCCAGTGTGTAGTCTCTTGGCCCTGCCGCGTTGAATACTGAGGTAGAATCATGGCAAAGAAAGGAAGGGAAA from Chloroflexota bacterium includes the following:
- a CDS encoding single-stranded DNA-binding protein, whose protein sequence is MSGLNKVMLIGNLGKDPEMRYTPDGTPVTSFSLAVSRTWVNNDGERREATEWFNVVAWRRLAEICSQYLRKGERVYVEGRLQTRSWEDQDGQKHFRTEVVAQDMLLLSQRPMRPEEESLSTEPGPEEEGF
- a CDS encoding 30S ribosomal protein S18; protein product: MSEDTIVEERIEDTEAESEAAPEPRRRPSESKEQRPQRGRGRYGAPRLHLQVCTFCVDGVKHIDYKNTDMLAHYLTDRGKIKPRRKTGLCAKHQRRLSVAIKRARHLALLPFTVEYTHV